The DNA sequence GTCCTATGCGTCATCTCGCAACCGCAGTTGGCACCCTGCTCGTCGCGACCGCCTTCGCGGCACCGTCCCAGGCCGGAAACGTCGAACTGGGTGAAGAGCTGCACCAGGAGAACTGCGTGACCTGCCACGTGAGCATGGTTGGCGGCGACGGGTCGGAGCTGTACACCCGCCATACTCGCAATGTGCAGTCGTTCGATTCACTGGTCACGCAGGTGAACACCTGTAACGTGAACCTCGGAATGGGCTGGTTCGACGACGAGGTCGAGGCCGTCGCGCACTATCTCAACGAAAACTACTACCAGTTCTGAGCGCCGGGAGGGCCTGCGATGAACGACCTGAAAGACCGGCATTGCGAGCCCCCGGAACGCTTCCCGGGGCCGATGAGCCCCGCCGACCGGGATGCGATGCTGAAGCAGCTGCACCCAGACTGGAACCTGGATGCCGACCGGGGACTGATCTCGCGGCGGCTGCGCTTTGGCAATTTTCACGAAACCATCGGCTTCGTGAACGCGGTTGCGTGGATCGCGAACCGCGAGGACCACCATCCGGATCTCGAGGTTTCCTACAACCAATGCGTGGTCCGGTTCACGACCCACGCGGTAAACGGGCTGACACTGAACGACTATATCTGCGCCGCCCACGTCGATGCGCTGTTCGACTAGGTCGCGTGTCGACCGACCGGGCGCGGGGCCGCGTGTGGCCCCGCGTCCGGCAGACTCCGGCGCCCCCCCGGTCCGCAGGAAACCGCCATCGTTCCCCGTCCAGGTTGCGCGGGGGTGATCCGCAGCATGAGCACGGCGCAGTCCGGAAACCACCCGCAGTCCGCCACCGCTCCGCTCCGGGTGGTGGCGCGCTACGGCAGCGAGGTCGACCTGCTCGACGACTGGCAACGAATTCATCGTGCACGGCTGCGGCGCAGGACCGACGACGTCGTCTGCGGCGACCTCGTGTTCCTCGAACCCACCCAAGCCGCAGTCACGCGGCGCGCGAAACGGCACAACCAACTGAGCCGCCGCGACGGGACCCACCGGCTGAGAACCATCGCTGCCAACATCGACCGGGTCTGGATCGTGATTGCGCCGCAGCCCGAGGTGCCGAGGTTTCTGGTCGACCGATTCCTGACCGGCATCGTCAACCTGCCCGCACGCCCTGCCCTGCTCGTGAACAAGTGGGATTGCATCGACCCCCAACGCCCCTCGACCTTCGACGCGTTGCTCGAAAACTACCGGTGCCTGGATCTGGAACTGCTGCATGTGAGCGCACACACCGGGTACGGGCTCGATCGGCTCAGAACAGCCGCACGCGGCAGCAGCAACATCCTGGTCGGCCAATCCGGCGTCGGCAAATCCTCGCTGATCCAGTCGCTGCTGCCCCGTGAAGAACTGCGGATCGGCGAACTCGGACATTCCGGCGAGGGCCGGCACACCACCACCACGGCACGCTGGTACGAATCCGAGGGGGGAGCCTGGATCGATTCACCGGGGGTCCGCGATTTCACCCCGGAAATCGGCAGCGCCACGGAACTGGCACGGGGATTTTCCGACCTGGCCGCACACGCCGGGCAATGCCGGTTCCGGGATTGCACCCACCAGGCCGAACCGGGCTGTGCGGTCAGGGCTGCCGTCGCAAACGGCGAACTACCCGCGCGCCGGCTCGAGGCCTGGCACGAACTGTTGCAGGAAATCGTCGCTGGCGCGCGCGTCAGGCCCGGGGATCGCGGCACCCGATGATGCCAGGCAGCACGACCGTCGGGTCAGAAATTCAGTCCCATCTCGAAGCCGACCACCGACTGGCTGCCACCCGTACCGCCACCGAAACCGAGACCGTCGCTCAGCCAGTCATCCGACGACGAACTCAGACCGTAGTCGTCGTAGAACACGCTCAGCGACATCTCGGTCTGGTTGCTGAAACGCAACCGGCTATCCAGGCTTACGTAGCCCGCGCTGCGACCGGTGTCGCCACGGTGGCCGTACAGTGCGCTTCGCGTATCGCCCTCGCCGAGCAGGGGATAGCGAACGCCGACGCGCACCCGGCTGCGCAGGCTGCCCGATTCATAGGTAGGCCCGGTGCTGAAATCCGTGACCATGAACGAGCTTGGGCTGCCGAGGTCCTGATCCAGATCGAAGCCGAGTGGCTGATCCCAGCTCGGCGCATACATACCCAGGCCAAGGTCGACGCCGTACCCGAAGCCGCTGCCGCCAAACCGGTGCAGATACCCACCGCTGGTTTCCACCGACTGTTCGGCAAGGCCGGGAGCCGCCGCGGACGGCAGCCGGCTGGAACGCACTTCCAGATTGAGCGAATGGCCGCGTTGCACGTCGTTACGGAACCCGGGACGCAGCCGGTCCGCCGAAGTGAACGCGTCGAGATTCGCCCGGGCATCATCGCCCGGGGTGTACCCGAGCGAATACAGGGAGCGGGAATCGGCATGCAACGCGCCCGATGCCAGCACGAACGGCAACACGCCCAAGACCAGCTTGAGCGCGAAACGAGTTGTTCGATGGCATGCGTTCATCTGTCGAGTTCTCCCCGCAGGGCCAACCCCGTTCCGGACCGCCCTACAGCTCTAGTATACCCTCTTTTGCGTCAGCCTGGGGGCCAGGACAAATGCCGCCCACCCAATACATGCAGATGTATATGGTAGACCGTCTGCCCCCCGTCGCGGTTGCAGTTCATCACGGTTCGATACCCGGATTCCGCGAAACCCAGGATGCGGGCCACCTCCGCCCCCGCGAGCAACAGGTCACCGAGGATCGCGCGGTCCGCGTCCGAGGCATCGTTCAAGGTCGCGATATGGCGCCGCGGGATCACCAGCGCATGTCCGGGCGCCTGCGGGTTCAGATCATGGAACGCCAGCACCGTGTCGGTTTCCAGGATCACCCGCGCGGGAATGTCGCCGGCCACGATACGGCAGAACACACAGTCGCTCACGCGTCACCCTTGCGGTCGGAGGTTCGAGGGGGCCGATTTATATCAATATTCGCGCCGCCCCGACAAGGCGTGGCTGAGCGTGCCGGCGTCCAGATATTCCAGTTCGCCACCGGCCGGCACGCCCTGCGCGATCCGTGTGGCGCGCACGCCATGCCGTGCGGCCATCTCCGCGAGGTAGTGCGCGGTCACCTCGCCTTCGACCGACGCATTCGTGGCCAGAATGAGCTCCCGCACGGGTTCATCGTGCAGCCGTTGCTCCAGCCGATCCAGCCCCAGTTCCGCGGGACCGATGCCGTCGAGCGGCGACAAGCGCCCCAGCAGCACGTGAAACAGCCCGCGGAAATCGGTGGCGCCCTCGATCGCCAGCACGTCACCGGGCGTTTCCACCACGCAGATCACGCCTGCATCACGCGAGGCGTCGGCGCAGCGTGCACAAATGGTGGCCGCCGTCAGCGTGCGACAGCGGGAACAGTGCCCGATCGTGTCCGCGGCGACCGCCAGCGCCCGGGACAACCGGCGGGCCCCCGGGCGATCGCGTTCCAGCAGGTGCAGCGCCATGCGCCGCGCCGACTTGGTGCCGACACCCGGCAAGCAACGCAGCGCAGCGAGCAGTTCCTCGAGGGCGGGCTCGGTCGTCATCGCCGCGCACGCAACGCCAGCAGCCCGAGGTTCCCAATCAGAACGGCAGTTTCATGCCGGCGGGCAAGCCCATTCCGGCCGTCAGACCGGCCATGCGCTCCTGCGTTTCTGCTTCGGCCTTGTGCACGGCGTCGTTCACCGCCGCCGCCACCAGATCCTCGATCATGTCGCGGTCATCGTCGAACAGACTGGGGTCGATGCTCACCCGGCGCACTTCATGCTTGCCGGTCATCACCACGCGCACCAAACCGCCACCGGCCTGCCCCTCGATCTCCATGTTCGCAAGCTCGGCCTGCACCTTCTGCATGTCTTCCTGCATTTTCTGGGCCTGTTTCATCAGCCCACCCAAACCACCTTTCATCATTTCCTGCTGCTCCTGCTCAAAGGCATGTCGAAACCTGTGTGATGGACATCCCGCGGCGCCCGGTGCCGCCGCTCTAGGACGCCGGCGGGGTGTCCGCTTCAGGGCGGCTGTCATCGTCGCCGACGACGACCCGGGTAACCTCTGCGCCGAAGGTCTGCTGCAGCGTCTGGATCACCGGGTCGGCACGGAGTTCCGCCTCGGCCCTAGCGTGACGGTCGGCCGCGTCCGCCGCAAGCCTGGCGGCCGGAGTGTTGTCAGACGGTGCCGCCTGCTCCCGAAGGTCCAGGCCGACCTCGTATCCGAGCGCGCGGCCCAATGCCTCAGCCAACCGAGCGCGGGTTCGCGCGGTACCCAGCATGCGATGCGCAGGCTGAACCGCAATGACCACCCGCTCGGGTCCGCATTCGAGCAGGTCCGCGTGCAGGGCCAGTTCACGTGCCGGACCGGCGGGAAGCGTACTCGCGAAGGCATGCCAGTCCAGCGCGCTGGTGCTGCCGGAACCGGCCGCTTGCGAGGACTGCCGCGGACTGGGGGCGGGCTGGTCCTGGTCGACCGCAGCGGGATGCCGGGCGTTCATGGCCGGCACGCTGGCGGCCTCACGGGCACCCGGCTCGCGGACTCCGCTTGCGGATCGGGGCGCAGGCGGGCTTGCCACAGACGCCCCTGCCGCGGGGGTCCCCGGCGCGGGCGATCGCGCGGGCGTCGCGCCGCTGGTCGCGGTGCGGGCCGGCGCCGGCTCTGGCGCCACGCTGGACGCGGCCGCAACGGGCCCGGCGCCGCGCGTGCCGGCGGGCGCCGCAGGGTCGGCTGCCCGCGCGTCTGGCGCGGGCCGGAACGCCAGCATGCGCAACAGCGTCATTTCGACCCCGATCCTGGCGTCCGGCGCATACGGCAGATCACGCGCCCCCTGGAGCAGGATCTGGTAGGCAAGCTGGATATCCTCGGGCGCTTCGCGCTCCGCGGCCTGCTGCGCCCAGCGCGACGCGGGGTCGTCCGGCACGCCGGCTCCAGCCGCCCCCGGCTCCTGCGACAGCACCTGCTGCACCGCCACGCCGTGCACCAATGCCGCCAGCTCCTCGAGCAGCCGGGCCCAGTCCGGGGCCAGCGCATCAAGTTCGCCCAGCACCTCGAACATGCGCCGCCCCTGCCTCGCCCAGACCACGTCGAGGAGTTCGGTCAGCCGCGATCTCGGCAACAGGCCGATCATGTCGCAGATCTCGGACTCGCCCAGCTCGTCGCCGGAATAGGCGATCGCCTGGTCGGTAAGACTGAGCGCGTCGCGCATGCTCCCCTCGGCGGCTTCCGCCAGCCGCAGCAACGCGCCCGGCGCTGCGGCCACGCCCTCCGACGCGAGGATGCGCTCCAGGTGCTCGGCAATCAGCGCCGCCGGCATCGGCTTCAGGTTGAACTGGAGACAGCGCGAGAGCACGGTCACCGGCAACTTCTGAGGATCGGTGGTCGCCAGCAGGAAGACGATGTGCGGTGGCGGCTCCTCGAGGGTCTTCAGCAGCGCATTGAAGCTCTTCTCGGAGAGCATGTGCACCTCGTCGACCAGGTACACCTTGTAGCGCCCCGAAACCGGTGCGTAGGAAACGTTGTCCAGCAGCTCCCGGGTGTCGTCGACCCGGGTGCGCGATGCCGCGTCGACCTCGATCAGGTCCAGATGCCGCCCTTCGGCAATTTCGACGCAGGACCGGCAATGGCCGCAGGGCGTCGCGGTCACACCCGTTTCGCAATTGAGGCAGCGGGCCAGGATGCGGGCGACCGTCGTCTTGCCAACCCCGCGGGTCCCCGAAAACAGATAGGCGTGATGGAGGCGGCCGCTGCTCAGCGCATTCACCAGCGCGCGCACTACATGCGGCTGGCCCACCAGGTCCTCGAACCGGCTGGGGCGCCATTTTCGGGCCAGCACCTGATGACTCATCTGTTTCCGGAACCCCCGGTCTGCGCGGCCGAATGTGCGCGAAAGGGCGGCGGCCCGCACCCGCCACACCCCGGCGCCCGAATCGGCCGCTACCGTTGCTCCCTTCCGGGCCTGGCGGGGTTCACGGCCTATCGTCGCGGGGGGACCGACACGGACCACCATAACGCGAGTGCCCGCAGCAGCGGGCGAGGGCGAAAGCTTCCCGGTTTCGCGGGTTCCCGTCAACCGTCAGCCCTGCCGACACGGGATATCCCGCTACGCGGCAGACGCGGCTCGCTCAACCAATATTCGTCGAACACTATCGAAACCATATTATCATTCGATTGGAATTATTCTCATCTGGCACGTAGTCTGGGGCTCGTTTCAGTCGCGGCTGGATCCGAACCATTGCGAACCAACCCGTTCATTTCGATTGAGGAGACATCATCATGGCACTGCAATCACGCGAAGGTCAGCGCGTACCCGAGATCACCTTCCGCTGCCGCAAGGACAACGAGTGGAACGACGTCCGCTCTGCGGACCTCTTCAACGGCCGCAACGTGGTCGTGTTCGCGCTGCCGGGTGCCTTCACGCCAACGTGTTCCTCGGCGCATGTGCCCCGCTACGACGAACTGGCGCCAGTACTGAAGGCACAGGGCATCGACGAGATCGTATGCATCTCGGTGAACGACGGCTTCGTGATGGAGGCCTGGCAGGCGGATCAGCAGGCCGAACGCATTACCTTCATCGCCGACGGCAACGCCGAGTTCACCGAGCCGATGGGCATGCTGGTGGACAAGTCCGACCTGGGCTTCGGCAAGCGCTCCTGGCGCTATTCGATGCTGGTGCGCGACGGTGTGATCGAGAAGCAGTTCATCGAACCCGACGAGCCCGGCGACCCGTTCATGGTTTCCGACGCCGACACGATGCTCGCCTACCTGGCACCAAACGCCGCCCGCCCCAAGGATGTGGTGCTGTTCACCAAGCCCGGTTGCCCGTACTGCAAGGCCGCGAAGGACGACCTGCAGCAGGCCGGGATGGACTTCGAGGAAATCGTGCTCGGCCGCGACGCCAGCCTGCGCAGCCTGCGGGCCGCAACCGGCGCGATGACGGTGCCGCAGGTGTTCGTGAACGGCGAGCGCATCGGCGGATCGGAAGACCTGGAGCATTGGCTCGACCGGGCGCGTATCCGCCCCGCGGCCTGATGCGCAGCGCGCCGGAAACCGGGTTTCCGGCGCGCCGTCCCGGCCATTCGGCCGCCAGACCACCACTCCGGTAAAATGCCGGCGCAATCGTGACGAGTGCCCCGTGACCGCGGGGCACGCTCATTCGCAGAATCCAACGGGAGCCCACATGGAACAGTACGACGTAATCGTGATCGGCGGCGGCAGCGGGGGTCTCGCGGTCGCCGAGCGGGCCGCCGGCCACGGTGCTCGGGTCGTGGTCTTCGACCCGAAACCCCTCGGCGGCACCTGCGTGAACGAGGGTTGCGTGCCCAAGAAGCTGACCTGGTATGCGGCCCACCACATCGGCCACGCCCGCCATGCCGCGGAATTCGGCGTGGATTTGCAATTCTCGGGCATTCGCTACCCGGATCTGGTCCAACGCCGGCATGCATTCCTGCGCATGCTGAACGACTACTGGTCCGGCTACCTGGAACGCCTCGGGGTCGAGTACGTGCCGGAACGGGCACAGCTGCTGGACGAGCGCACCGTCAGCGCCGGGGGCAAGGAATACCGCGGCGAGCGCGTGGTGATCGCCACCGGCGGCGAACCCTTGGTGCCGCGCATGCCTGGACACGAGCTCGGTGCGACCTCGGACGACTTCTTCCAGTGGACGGACCTGCCGAAATCGATCGCGATCATCGGCGCCGGCTACATCGGGCTGGAGATGGCCGGCATGCTCCGGGCGTTCGGCACGGAGGTGACCGTGGTCGCGATGGAGGACCGGGTGCTGGAAATGTTCGACCCGATGGTCAGCCACGTGCTCGAACGGCACCTCGGGGAACAGGGCATCGAACGCCGTCTCGGCGCCACGGTGAACGGTCTCGCGGGTGAGCCCGGCGCGGTGCGCGTACAAATCGCCGACGGCAGCGAGCTCGGTCCGTTCGAGCGCGTGCTCTGGGCGGTCGGGCGCTCGCCGAAAACCCGCGACATCGGCCTCGAATCGACCGGCGTGAAACTGCGCCCGAACGGGACCGTGCCAGTCGATGAGTGGCAGCAGACGAACGTCCCGGGCGTATTCGCGCTCGGCGACATCGTCGGCAAGGGTCCGCTGACTCCGGTCGCGATCGCCGCCGGCCGCCGGCTGGCCGATCGCTGGTTCGCACCGGAACGCAACCCCGTTCCGGTCGACTACAGCCAGATTCCGACCGTGACCTTCACCCATCCGCCCACGGCTGCAGTGGGCATGACCGAACCGCAGGCAGTCGCCCGGTACGGCGACCAGGTGCACGTCTACGAGACCGAGTTCGGCGGGCTCGCGCGGGCCTTCGCCGAGGGCGACATCGCCCCCGTCTCGATGAAGCTCGTCTGTGCCGGCGACGACGAACGGGTGGTCGGCATCCACATGGTCGGCGACGGGGTCGACGAAATGTTGCAGGGCTTCGCGGTCGCAGTGCGCATGGGCGCAACCAAGCGCGACTTCGATCTGACCATTCCGATCCACCCGACCAGCGCCGAGGAGCTGGTCACGTTGAAGGTCTCGCGCCCCGGGCAGAGCGACCCCATCGCGAACGCCGGGTAATCGTTGCCCACCCCGCTGCGGCCCGGGAAGCCGCGGCTCCGGTCGGGCGGGGGCCGAACGCCCCCGACCCTGCGTCCCTGTCGTTAACTGCCATGACCCGTGTGGCCACCCCCGATGATGAAAGAGGCGTAGGGCGGAAAAGGCCGAAGGCCGTCATCCGCCATCCGGCGCCCGGATTGCCGCGGGCGCCTGGGCACTGCGAACGCCGTACGGCGGATGACGCTGCGCTTTTCCGCCCTACGGGTCGCCCGGGACACGAGACAGGCCGTGACTTTCACGCTAACTGTCATGGCCAGCTGCCACCCTGCAAGACAAAAGGGCGAGCCACGGAAGGCACGGACAGACACGGAACAAAGGTTTGATTTGTTTCATATTCCGTGATTTCCGTGTCCTTCCGTGGCTGTCATTTCACGCGAGCTGCCATGGCTCCGGGCCACCCCGAACGATGAAAAAGGTTAGCCACGGATGAACACGGATAGGGTTTCAACCAAGAAACATCCGTGTTCATCCGTGGCAAAGAACGCCTTTCGGCCCTTGTCCGTGCCTTCCGTGTGCTTCCGTGGCCGTATTTTCACGCGAACTTTGCGGCATGGGGACGAGAGCGATCAGCGCGCCGGCCCGAGGTGGCCGGTTTCGCTGAGTCGCGCAATCGCTTCCGCGACGCCGGTGGCGTATTCGCCGGGACCCAGCTCGATTTCCAGCTGCAGCATGTCGGGCGCCTGCCAGACCCACGCCAGCGTACGGGGCCGCAGCCGCAACGGCCGGCGGGCCGGATCGACACCCTCGCGTTCGAGGCCGGCGGCGAGTTCCCCGAGTGCGCCGGCCACCTCGCGTTCCAGCACCAGCGCCTCGCCAGCGCTGCCCGACCCGCCCCGGCCCCAAAGAGGCCCCGTCGGGTGGATCTCGAGCTGCGCGCAGCGTGCCTCCAGATCCACGTCGATCTCCG is a window from the Thioalkalivibrio paradoxus ARh 1 genome containing:
- a CDS encoding c-type cytochrome, with product MRHLATAVGTLLVATAFAAPSQAGNVELGEELHQENCVTCHVSMVGGDGSELYTRHTRNVQSFDSLVTQVNTCNVNLGMGWFDDEVEAVAHYLNENYYQF
- a CDS encoding 4a-hydroxytetrahydrobiopterin dehydratase: MNDLKDRHCEPPERFPGPMSPADRDAMLKQLHPDWNLDADRGLISRRLRFGNFHETIGFVNAVAWIANREDHHPDLEVSYNQCVVRFTTHAVNGLTLNDYICAAHVDALFD
- the rsgA gene encoding ribosome small subunit-dependent GTPase A → MSTAQSGNHPQSATAPLRVVARYGSEVDLLDDWQRIHRARLRRRTDDVVCGDLVFLEPTQAAVTRRAKRHNQLSRRDGTHRLRTIAANIDRVWIVIAPQPEVPRFLVDRFLTGIVNLPARPALLVNKWDCIDPQRPSTFDALLENYRCLDLELLHVSAHTGYGLDRLRTAARGSSNILVGQSGVGKSSLIQSLLPREELRIGELGHSGEGRHTTTTARWYESEGGAWIDSPGVRDFTPEIGSATELARGFSDLAAHAGQCRFRDCTHQAEPGCAVRAAVANGELPARRLEAWHELLQEIVAGARVRPGDRGTR
- a CDS encoding histidine triad nucleotide-binding protein gives rise to the protein MSDCVFCRIVAGDIPARVILETDTVLAFHDLNPQAPGHALVIPRRHIATLNDASDADRAILGDLLLAGAEVARILGFAESGYRTVMNCNRDGGQTVYHIHLHVLGGRHLSWPPG
- the recR gene encoding recombination mediator RecR; this translates as MTTEPALEELLAALRCLPGVGTKSARRMALHLLERDRPGARRLSRALAVAADTIGHCSRCRTLTAATICARCADASRDAGVICVVETPGDVLAIEGATDFRGLFHVLLGRLSPLDGIGPAELGLDRLEQRLHDEPVRELILATNASVEGEVTAHYLAEMAARHGVRATRIAQGVPAGGELEYLDAGTLSHALSGRREY
- a CDS encoding YbaB/EbfC family nucleoid-associated protein; translated protein: MMKGGLGGLMKQAQKMQEDMQKVQAELANMEIEGQAGGGLVRVVMTGKHEVRRVSIDPSLFDDDRDMIEDLVAAAVNDAVHKAEAETQERMAGLTAGMGLPAGMKLPF
- the dnaX gene encoding DNA polymerase III subunit gamma/tau, which translates into the protein MSHQVLARKWRPSRFEDLVGQPHVVRALVNALSSGRLHHAYLFSGTRGVGKTTVARILARCLNCETGVTATPCGHCRSCVEIAEGRHLDLIEVDAASRTRVDDTRELLDNVSYAPVSGRYKVYLVDEVHMLSEKSFNALLKTLEEPPPHIVFLLATTDPQKLPVTVLSRCLQFNLKPMPAALIAEHLERILASEGVAAAPGALLRLAEAAEGSMRDALSLTDQAIAYSGDELGESEICDMIGLLPRSRLTELLDVVWARQGRRMFEVLGELDALAPDWARLLEELAALVHGVAVQQVLSQEPGAAGAGVPDDPASRWAQQAAEREAPEDIQLAYQILLQGARDLPYAPDARIGVEMTLLRMLAFRPAPDARAADPAAPAGTRGAGPVAAASSVAPEPAPARTATSGATPARSPAPGTPAAGASVASPPAPRSASGVREPGAREAASVPAMNARHPAAVDQDQPAPSPRQSSQAAGSGSTSALDWHAFASTLPAGPARELALHADLLECGPERVVIAVQPAHRMLGTARTRARLAEALGRALGYEVGLDLREQAAPSDNTPAARLAADAADRHARAEAELRADPVIQTLQQTFGAEVTRVVVGDDDSRPEADTPPAS
- a CDS encoding glutathione peroxidase, which gives rise to MALQSREGQRVPEITFRCRKDNEWNDVRSADLFNGRNVVVFALPGAFTPTCSSAHVPRYDELAPVLKAQGIDEIVCISVNDGFVMEAWQADQQAERITFIADGNAEFTEPMGMLVDKSDLGFGKRSWRYSMLVRDGVIEKQFIEPDEPGDPFMVSDADTMLAYLAPNAARPKDVVLFTKPGCPYCKAAKDDLQQAGMDFEEIVLGRDASLRSLRAATGAMTVPQVFVNGERIGGSEDLEHWLDRARIRPAA
- the gorA gene encoding glutathione-disulfide reductase; the protein is MEQYDVIVIGGGSGGLAVAERAAGHGARVVVFDPKPLGGTCVNEGCVPKKLTWYAAHHIGHARHAAEFGVDLQFSGIRYPDLVQRRHAFLRMLNDYWSGYLERLGVEYVPERAQLLDERTVSAGGKEYRGERVVIATGGEPLVPRMPGHELGATSDDFFQWTDLPKSIAIIGAGYIGLEMAGMLRAFGTEVTVVAMEDRVLEMFDPMVSHVLERHLGEQGIERRLGATVNGLAGEPGAVRVQIADGSELGPFERVLWAVGRSPKTRDIGLESTGVKLRPNGTVPVDEWQQTNVPGVFALGDIVGKGPLTPVAIAAGRRLADRWFAPERNPVPVDYSQIPTVTFTHPPTAAVGMTEPQAVARYGDQVHVYETEFGGLARAFAEGDIAPVSMKLVCAGDDERVVGIHMVGDGVDEMLQGFAVAVRMGATKRDFDLTIPIHPTSAEELVTLKVSRPGQSDPIANAG